The Xanthomonas sontii genomic sequence GGCCGCCTGACCCGTCTGCGACGTACAGCGCTCGGGAGGCCTCACTGACGTACCGCCACCGGTGCGTCGACCACGCGCAGCATCCCCCGTGCCGCTGTTCTCGCGCTGCGCGCGCCGAGCACGCGGCAAGGTCAGCGAATGCCTGCGTCTGCGCTGCATGCCCACATATGCGCCACATCGCTGGAATGCGCGCCCACGGTGCACGTGACTCGATCCCCAGCCTGATCACGCAGTCGCTGCGCGTGCGCGCAAAGCGTTGACCTGTGCGCCACCGCTGCGCAGCCTGCAGGGAACACGGCGACATGGACACACGGCATGGCACGGCGGTTTCCCTGGAGTTGGTTGGCGGTGCTGGCGGCATGCGCGTTGGTGCTGGTGCTGGCCTGGCAGAACCGCGGTCTGCGCGAGGAACGGCGCTGGTTCGTCACCCGCACCACCGAGCCGTATTTGGGCATGTATGTGCCGCGCATCGCCGCTACCACCTTGGACGGTGCGCCGCTGACGCTGGGTGAGCCGGCGGCCGAGCGACAGGTCCTGTTCTTCTTCACCACCACCTGCCCGTACTGCAAGCGCTCGGCGCCGCAGATGGTGCAGGCCGCGCAGCGTCTGGCCGCGCAGCAGCCCGACGTGCAGGTGCTGGGCGTGTGCCAGTGCAGCCCCGCGCAGGCGCAGCGCTACGCCGCCGAGCACGGCTTCACGTTTCCGGTGACCACGTTGACCGACCGCCGCGCACTGATGCTGTTCCGCGCGCGCAACGTGCCGACGCTGCTGGCGCTGGACCACGAAGGACGCGTGCGCTACGCACGCGTCGGCGTTTTCGAGACCACGGAGCGGATGCAGGACCTGATGGCCGCAGTGCGTCGCACGGATGCGCCGCCGGCCTTGGCAACCATCGAGGAGTAAGCCATGAAACAGCGTTGGACAGCGTTACGCAACGGGATGCTTGCGGCCGTGTTCCTGGCCAGCATGGGCTTCGGCGCGGTGCAGGCGACCGCCGGCGACGGCATCGAGAAGGAGGCGGCCTGCAGTGCCTGGGCCTGCCAGCAGGAGTGCGCGCCGTTCGGCGGTGAGCTGGGGCCGGGCGGGCCCGGAAAGCCGCTGGTCTGCTACTGCTGCGGCTGAGCCGTGTCCGGAGCCGGTCGCACCAGGCCGGCTCCGGCATCGGGGGGCGCGATGGCGGCGATCAGGGATCGCAGTGAGCATCTGCCGCGGTGCGACTCCGTCATCACTCCGCCAACCTGCAAGTCGCTTCCGGTACGCGCGAGTGCGCCCTGCATCCTGGCCAGCCGCCGCCGATTCACGCAGGTTTGCGCGCTGGCTGGGCATGGTGGAACGCAGACCAACCAGGAGCGTTCCATGACCTCACCTCTTCATCCCGTCCGCCTGACCCTGCTTGCCGCGCTCACCGCCGTGGCGCTGAGCGGCTGCGGCAAGCCCGGCGACCAGGCCTCGCGCACCGCACCGGCCACCTCGCCGGAGCCCACCGCCGCGCCGGTGGGTGGCGAAAGCGGACGCGCACCGATCGGCGGCGACGCCTCGGCCAAGGCGATGCTGCAGGTGCTGGAGGGCAACGTGGTGGCGCTGTCCAAGCAGGCGCTGTCGCGCAACGTCAGCAAGACCGTGGCCGACTTCGCTCGCGAGACCATCGCTGTGCATCACGACGCGGACCCGGCCACGGCCGGCAAGGGCGGCCCCGGCGATGCGGAGAAGATCGACGCGCAGGTGGCCAAGGGCCGCGCGCAACTGCAGGCGCTGGGCGATGAGAAGGACGACTCCGCCTACATGAACGCCTACGCGGCGGCCGTGGTGCGGCAGTACTCCGACGCGCTGTCGGTGATCGATGCCGAGCTGGTGCCGGCGGCCAAGGAAGACGCCACCCGCCAGGAACTGCAGCAGGCGCGCAAGCGCATCGCCGAGCAACTGGAGCGCGCGCAGGCGCTGGCCTCGGCCCGCTACTGAGCACATAGCCCCTCTCCCGTTTGGCCGACAGGGTGTGGTCTGCGCGCCACTGGCGCGCGCACCTGGAGCGCCTGCGCCGCAAGCGCGGGCCGGGGCGCGGAGCGGGGTTGGGGGTACGGCGCGGAGCGACGCGCAGAATTGGTGTGTACGAGGCTGGGAACGCGGCGTCCTCTCGCATCGGCGACACGCCCTAGCCGTCGGCGGCGACCGCGCGCGACGCCGGCCGCTCCTCGCGTCCATCCGGATGTCGCGCGAAGCGGGTCGGGTCGCTGCCGTGCACCGGCGCCTCGTCCCGCCATGGCCAGCCGCCGAACTGGGTGCGGCGATAGTCGGCCATGGCCTGGGCGATCTCGGCCGGCGTGTTCATCACGAACGGACCGTGTTGCGCCACCGGTTCGGCGATCGGTCGGCCTTGCAGCACCAGGAATTCGCTCGCCTCGCCGTCGCCATTGACCAACTCGACCGCCTGATCGGCGCGCAGCTCGATCGCCGCATGGCGGGTCACCGGGCGCCCGCCCACCGTCACCGCTGCGCCCTTGAAGAAATACAGGCCGCGGCGCGTGCCGCGGCCTTGCGCGGCGGGCAGGATCCAGCGTGCGCCGGGTGCCATGCGGATCGTCCAGATGGCCACATCGGCATCGTCCTGCGCGGCCCACGAATCCGGTGGCGGCGCGAGCGGGCCGCCGGCGCTGCCGGGCGCGGCGTCGACCGGGCCGATGCGGCCGGCCACGCAGGCCACCTCGGTGGTGCGGCCGGCATCGTTGGTGGCGGTGAAGCGCGGCAGGTCTTCCGACCAGAACATGGTGAAGTGCGGCGCAGCCAGCTTGTTGCGCGCCGGCAGGTTGAGCCAGATCTGGAACAGCTCCAGCGGGTTGGGTGCCGCCGTGTCCAGCAGCGGGAACATCTCCGAATGGACGATGCCCGCGCCGGCCGTCACCCACTGCACGTCGCCGGCGCCGAAGCGCGCCGCCGCACCGAGCGAGTCGGCATGGTCGATCAGGCCCTTGCGCACGATGGTCACGGTCTCGAAGCCACGGTGCGGATGGCCGGGAAAGCCGGGAATCTCCTCGCCGTGATACATGCTCCAGCCGTCCTTGCGGCTGAAGTCCTGGCCGATGGCGCGGCCGTGCAGGGACGCCGCCGGCCCCATCGCGCCGTTGCCGGCGGGGTAGGCATCGTCGTGGTAGACGCAGAACAGGAACGGGTCGATCGTGTCCCAAGGGAAGCCAAGCGGCTTGATCTGGACGATGGGGTCGGTCATGGAGAGATCCTTCATGCGAACGCCGCGCAAGATTGGATGCGGCAACTTTCACGATATGGGGCGATGCCAACGGAACGGAAGGCCGGTCCGAGAGACATCCTGTCCCGCACGGGAAACGCTGGGATGCGCCGCCGCCGCGTCCATGGCCATGGCGCAGGCGCGGTGACCGGCCGCGTTGCATGCGCCGATCGCGCGAATCCGGCAGTCAGCGGTGAACTGAATGCTTGCCGGGGCGCAACCGCTCCGCTACGCCCGCAGGACCCGTGCGTCATCGGACTGTCATCGCCGAGGACCAGCATCGCAGCCTTTCCGAATCCGCCGGCCGCCGATGGCGCCGGCATTGCGAGTGGCTGGTGCGTTCCGAACCCCTGCCGGCGTTGTCGCGGCTGTTCCTGCAATGGCGGCCGTCGCTGAGCCGCTATTTCCGCAAGCGTCGCGCCGCGGCCTGGGATGCCGACGACCTGTTGCAGGAAGTGTGGCTGCGGCTGCAGCGCAGCGAGGCGCATGCGCCGGAGATCGCCAATCCCGAAGCCTACCTGTTCACCATCGCCGCCAACCTGATGCGCGAGCACGCGCTGCTGCACCAGCGCAACAGCCAGCGCGACACCTGCCTGGACGATGTGCTGGAGCGGCTGGCGGTGCCCTGCGAGGCCGATGCACAGGTGCACCGCGCGCAGCGCCGGCAGCGCCTGGCCGAGCTGATGGCGCGGCTGCCGCCGAAGTGTCGCGCGGCGATGACGCTGCGCTACCGCGACGAACTGGGCTACCAGGAAATCGCCGAGCAACTGCAGATCTCCAGCCACATGGTCAAGAAATACATCATCAAGGGCCTGGCGGTGTGCCGGCAGGGCATGGCGCGCTATGCGTGAGGATCCGCAGCGCGTCGCCGAGGCGGCCGCGGACTGGTACCTGGCGCAGCGCGAGACCGCGTTGCCGCCGGCGCGGCAGGCCGAGTTCCTGGCCTGGCTGCGGCACTCGCCGGCGCACGTGGCCGCCTATTTCGACATCGCGCGGATGCACGCCGACCTGCCGTCCGCGGCGCAGGCGCAGCAGGCCAGCAGTGCGCAGCTGCGCGCGCATGCCTTGCGCAGCGGGGCGGTGGTGGTGCCGCTGCGCCCGGATGTGGACACGCCGACGTCGGTGCCCCACCCGCGTCGTGTCCTGCCACGGCGCAGGCGCTGGCCGCTGGCGGCCGCCGCCGTGCTCGCGCTGGCCGCCGCGGGTGTGGCGCTGCGCCTGAGCGCGCCGGAGCAGGTGCTGGCGACGGTGTACGCAGCGCCAGCGGACGCGCCGCGCAGCGTCGCGCTGGACGACGGCAGCGTGGTGCAACTGGAGCGCGGTGGCGCGATCGCCGTGCGCTACGGCACGCAGCGTCGCGACATCGCCCTGCTGCGCGGCAAGGCGGTGTTCGATCTCGGCCACGATCCGGCGCGGCCGCTGCGGGTCAGCGTTGGCGCGCTGGTGCTGCGCGATGTCGGCACCGTGTTCGGGGTCGACCCGCAGGCCGGTGGTGCACGCGTCACCGTGCTGCAGGGGCGGGTGCAGGTGTCGCGCGATACCCCGGCGTGGTGGCACCGAGGCGACCTGCCGTCGGAGGGGACGACGCTGGCTGACCTGGGCCGCGGCCAGCAGGCGCGGCTGGATGCGCAGGGCCGCGTGCTGGCGCGGCGCGACCACGCCGACATCGCCGACGCCACCGCCTGGCTGCCGGCGCAGGTCGGCGTGCACGATCGCAGCCTGGGCGAAGTGGCGCGCCTGTTCAACGCCTACACCACGCAGCCGCTGCGCATCGCCGACCCGGCGCTGGCGGCGCGGCGGGTCAGCGGCGTGTTCCACCTGCGCGATCCGGAGGCCTTCGTCGCCTATCTCGGCAGCCTGCCTGACGTGCAGGTGCAGCGCGATGCGCACGCGGTGACCATCCGCCACGCACCGGCACCGCTGTAAGAAAAAATTCATGCAATCGACGGTAGCCGCACGGCGCACCGGGGCACTCCTAGGAAGCATGGCCGTCGCGCAGCACGCGCGGGCCCGCCCTTCCTCCCCTCCGGTGTGATCGTCATGCGCAAGCCTCTCGTCGTCTCCATCGCCCTGCTGTTGGGCTGCACGTCTTCGCTGCCGGCCTGGTCGGCGCCCGCCGCCACGGCCCAAGCCATCGCGCCCATGCCGCTGGCGCAGGCGCTGGACCAGTTCGCGCGCAGCAGCGGGCTGCAACTGATGTACGACCCGGCGCTGGCCGAAGGCCTGCGCAGCAGCGGTGCCCCGGCCGGCCTGGCGCCGCCGCAGCAGTTGCATGCGCTGCTCGCCGGCACCGGCCTGGACTACCGCATGCTGACCCCGGGCTCGGTCGCCATCGTGCGCAGCAGCGTCGCCGCCGCGCCGGTCGCCGCCCCACGGGCGCCGCGCAGCGCCGCCCCGGCGCATGCCGAGACCGATGGGGAACACGACGGTCCGCGCGAACTGGCGCCGATCAACGTCACCGCCAACAGCGTCGACACACTGGCGCCCAGCGCCGCGCCGCTGGAGGCGAGCCAGCCGACCTCGGTGATCGACGAGCGCTTCATCCGCGACGGCCTGCGCCTGAATTCCAACTACGACGACATCATCAAGTACGCGCCCAGCGTGGTCACCACCTCGCCGGAAGGCCCGGGCCTTGGCAAGAACGAGGGCATCAGCATCCGCGGCTTCCAGGACGGCCAGTTCAACATCACCTTCGACGGCATTCCCTTCGGCGATGCCAGCGACCTGCACCACACCACCTCGGCCTACTTCAACAACCACGTGCTCGGCCAGGCCGAGATCGACCGCGGCCCCGGCGGCGGCGCCACCATCGGCAACGCCACCTTCGGCGGCACCCTGGCGCTGCGCACGCGCAATCCCAGCCAGGTGGACGGCGTGACCGTGTACGGCACCGGCGGCAGTTGGAACACCTGGGCCGGCGGCGTCAGCGCCGACGAGCACATCGGCAACACGCGTCTGTTCGCGGATCTGTCCAAGGAAGCCAGCGATACCTACCTCAAGGGCACCGACGACCGCCGCGAGCATGCCTTCCTCAAGACCGTCACCGATCTGGGCGAGGCGACCACGCTGACCTTCGTCAGCAGCTACAACCAGGAGCACCAGAACACCGTGCAGGGCGCCACCCGCGCGCAGATCGCGCAGCATGGCTGGCGCTATGGCCTGGGCAACGATCCGACCCTGCAGAACTACACCGGCTACAACGCCGCGGCCTACTACTCCAGCTTCACCTACCTGGGCCTGAGCACGCGCCTGGGCGCGTGGGACCTGGACAACAAGGTCTACTACAACAGCTTCGACCACACCGCTTCCAAGACCAGCATCCCCACCAGCGAGAGCGCTGCCGACAACGGCGTGACCTTCTACAGCGCGACTGGCAAGAAGCTGTCCAAGGCCGCCAAGGACGTGCCGGGCAAGCTCTCGGACAACGACTTTCGCGCCTTCGGCGACGTGCTGCGTCTGGCGCGGGACCTCGGTCCGGGCCAGCTGCAGACCGGCGTATGGGTGGAGCGCAACCTGGACGAGCGCCAGCAGTTGCCGGTGGACATGACGACCGGCGCGGCCAGCGGCACCAAGTACGGCCCACTGTACAACTACAACCTGCACGACCGCACCGACACCCTGCAGCCGTACCTGCAGTACGACTGGAAGCTCAGCGACAGCCTGACCCTCAGCCCGGGCCTGCGCTACGCGCGGGTGCAGCGCCAGCTCGATGCCGAACTCAACAAGAGCACCCCGCCGGCGCCAGCACACAGCGACGCCAGCTACGACGCCACGCTGCCGTCGCTGAGCCTGCACCAGACCTTCAACGAGCACTGGAGCGGCTACGTGCAGGCCGCGCGCGGCTTCCTGGCGCCGCCGATCGACGTGATCGAACTCAACGGCGCCCGTGGCCTGCGTCCGGAGCTGACCAGCAACTACCAGCTCGGCACCAGCTACGCCGCGCGTGGCCTGACCTTCGGCGCCGACGTCTACTACATCGACTTCAGCAACTACATCAGCCAGACCCTGATCAACACCGACAGCGGCACCGAGAGCGCCTTCGTCAACGGCGGCGGTGCGGTGTACCGCGGCGCCGAGGCCGAGGCCACCTACGCGCTGACGCCGATCCTGAGCCTGTACGCCAACGCCAGCTACAACGACGCCACCTACAAGCACAGCAGCACCCAGGTCGCCGGCACGCCGCGAGTAACCGCCGCCCTGGGCCTGCTGTACAACAGCGGCACCGGCTATTTCGGTTCGCTGATGGAGAAGGTGGTGGGCGCGCAGTACGGCGTGGACAACAGCACCGCGGCCAACGGCACCACCGTGTTCGGCAACGACCAGCGCCTGGGCGGCTACGCCAGCCTGGATGCGGCGCTGGGCTACCGCAGCACGCACGGGCCGTACGGGTTGAAGGGCTACTCGATCAGCATGGACGTCAACAACCTGCTGAACCGGCATGCGCTGATCGGCTACGCCGGCACCCGTTCCTCCGACAACCAGCCGCTGTATTTCGGCCTGGCCGGACGTGGCGTGTTCCTCGACCTGTCGCTGAAGTTCTGAGGCCGGCCATGTTCGCTTCCCGATTCGCACGCGTGCGCAGCGGATGGCGCCTGGCCGCGGTGTTTTGCGTCGCCAGCGCCGCCTGGCCGGCGGCGGCATCGCCCAAGGCGCCTACCGCACCGGATGCGGCGCAGGTGCGCCTGACGATCGTGGTGATGCGCCATGGCGTGCGCGCACCGACGCAATCGCCAGACGACCTGGCCAGGTACGCCACGCAACCCTGGCCGCAATGGCCGGTGGCACCCGGCCAGCTCACCGCGCACGGCGCCGCCGGCATGCAGGCGCTGGGTGCGCGCTACCGGCAGCGCTGGCTGTCCATGTCGGCGCTGGCGCCGGACTGCGCCGGATCCGGCGCGGTGGTGATCGCCGACAGCACGCCGCGCAACCACGACAGCGCGGCCGCCTTCACCGAGGGACTGCTGCCGGGATGCCAGGCGCACTACCTGGCGTTGCCGACGACGCAGAACAATCCGCTGTTCCATTTCGGCAAGGACGAGGACAAGGACGACGATGCGCCCGCGTCGCCGCCGCACCTGGACGCGGCGACACGCACGCGGTTGCGCGCGCTGCAGCGGGTGCTGTCCGGCTGCGCGGGGTCGACCTGCGCTGCGCAGGCTTCGCCGCACCTGGACGATCCGCAGCGGCTGCAGGATCCGGTGCAGGCGGCCAAGGTCTTGAAGACCGCCGGCAGCCTGGCCGAGAACCTGATGCTGGAGTACGCGCAGGACCTGCCGTTGCCGCAGGTGGCCTGGGGGCGCGCCGATGCCGTGGCGCTGCAGCG encodes the following:
- a CDS encoding pirin family protein, encoding MTDPIVQIKPLGFPWDTIDPFLFCVYHDDAYPAGNGAMGPAASLHGRAIGQDFSRKDGWSMYHGEEIPGFPGHPHRGFETVTIVRKGLIDHADSLGAAARFGAGDVQWVTAGAGIVHSEMFPLLDTAAPNPLELFQIWLNLPARNKLAAPHFTMFWSEDLPRFTATNDAGRTTEVACVAGRIGPVDAAPGSAGGPLAPPPDSWAAQDDADVAIWTIRMAPGARWILPAAQGRGTRRGLYFFKGAAVTVGGRPVTRHAAIELRADQAVELVNGDGEASEFLVLQGRPIAEPVAQHGPFVMNTPAEIAQAMADYRRTQFGGWPWRDEAPVHGSDPTRFARHPDGREERPASRAVAADG
- a CDS encoding DUF4142 domain-containing protein, producing MTSPLHPVRLTLLAALTAVALSGCGKPGDQASRTAPATSPEPTAAPVGGESGRAPIGGDASAKAMLQVLEGNVVALSKQALSRNVSKTVADFARETIAVHHDADPATAGKGGPGDAEKIDAQVAKGRAQLQALGDEKDDSAYMNAYAAAVVRQYSDALSVIDAELVPAAKEDATRQELQQARKRIAEQLERAQALASARY
- a CDS encoding histidine-type phosphatase, whose translation is MFASRFARVRSGWRLAAVFCVASAAWPAAASPKAPTAPDAAQVRLTIVVMRHGVRAPTQSPDDLARYATQPWPQWPVAPGQLTAHGAAGMQALGARYRQRWLSMSALAPDCAGSGAVVIADSTPRNHDSAAAFTEGLLPGCQAHYLALPTTQNNPLFHFGKDEDKDDDAPASPPHLDAATRTRLRALQRVLSGCAGSTCAAQASPHLDDPQRLQDPVQAAKVLKTAGSLAENLMLEYAQDLPLPQVAWGRADAVALQRLIGLHNASFAYSKRALPAARAGGSNLLAHLLATLQAAAGQTPAVAPLAPADTRALVLLGHDTNLAHLAGLFGIDPIVRGQPDAYPPGGALLLDLVRQDGHDFLQLRSVVPTLPALRANRFDGRSLRERRWPLPGCGGRLRCPLAIALPALQARLDPQRVEAAVPAMTEWPAQAAPVGE
- a CDS encoding TonB-dependent receptor, whose translation is MRKPLVVSIALLLGCTSSLPAWSAPAATAQAIAPMPLAQALDQFARSSGLQLMYDPALAEGLRSSGAPAGLAPPQQLHALLAGTGLDYRMLTPGSVAIVRSSVAAAPVAAPRAPRSAAPAHAETDGEHDGPRELAPINVTANSVDTLAPSAAPLEASQPTSVIDERFIRDGLRLNSNYDDIIKYAPSVVTTSPEGPGLGKNEGISIRGFQDGQFNITFDGIPFGDASDLHHTTSAYFNNHVLGQAEIDRGPGGGATIGNATFGGTLALRTRNPSQVDGVTVYGTGGSWNTWAGGVSADEHIGNTRLFADLSKEASDTYLKGTDDRREHAFLKTVTDLGEATTLTFVSSYNQEHQNTVQGATRAQIAQHGWRYGLGNDPTLQNYTGYNAAAYYSSFTYLGLSTRLGAWDLDNKVYYNSFDHTASKTSIPTSESAADNGVTFYSATGKKLSKAAKDVPGKLSDNDFRAFGDVLRLARDLGPGQLQTGVWVERNLDERQQLPVDMTTGAASGTKYGPLYNYNLHDRTDTLQPYLQYDWKLSDSLTLSPGLRYARVQRQLDAELNKSTPPAPAHSDASYDATLPSLSLHQTFNEHWSGYVQAARGFLAPPIDVIELNGARGLRPELTSNYQLGTSYAARGLTFGADVYYIDFSNYISQTLINTDSGTESAFVNGGGAVYRGAEAEATYALTPILSLYANASYNDATYKHSSTQVAGTPRVTAALGLLYNSGTGYFGSLMEKVVGAQYGVDNSTAANGTTVFGNDQRLGGYASLDAALGYRSTHGPYGLKGYSISMDVNNLLNRHALIGYAGTRSSDNQPLYFGLAGRGVFLDLSLKF
- a CDS encoding peroxiredoxin; the protein is MAVLAACALVLVLAWQNRGLREERRWFVTRTTEPYLGMYVPRIAATTLDGAPLTLGEPAAERQVLFFFTTTCPYCKRSAPQMVQAAQRLAAQQPDVQVLGVCQCSPAQAQRYAAEHGFTFPVTTLTDRRALMLFRARNVPTLLALDHEGRVRYARVGVFETTERMQDLMAAVRRTDAPPALATIEE
- a CDS encoding FecR domain-containing protein — its product is MREDPQRVAEAAADWYLAQRETALPPARQAEFLAWLRHSPAHVAAYFDIARMHADLPSAAQAQQASSAQLRAHALRSGAVVVPLRPDVDTPTSVPHPRRVLPRRRRWPLAAAAVLALAAAGVALRLSAPEQVLATVYAAPADAPRSVALDDGSVVQLERGGAIAVRYGTQRRDIALLRGKAVFDLGHDPARPLRVSVGALVLRDVGTVFGVDPQAGGARVTVLQGRVQVSRDTPAWWHRGDLPSEGTTLADLGRGQQARLDAQGRVLARRDHADIADATAWLPAQVGVHDRSLGEVARLFNAYTTQPLRIADPALAARRVSGVFHLRDPEAFVAYLGSLPDVQVQRDAHAVTIRHAPAPL
- a CDS encoding RNA polymerase sigma factor, with product MRSEPLPALSRLFLQWRPSLSRYFRKRRAAAWDADDLLQEVWLRLQRSEAHAPEIANPEAYLFTIAANLMREHALLHQRNSQRDTCLDDVLERLAVPCEADAQVHRAQRRQRLAELMARLPPKCRAAMTLRYRDELGYQEIAEQLQISSHMVKKYIIKGLAVCRQGMARYA